One segment of Candidatus Hydrogenedentota bacterium DNA contains the following:
- the nrfH gene encoding cytochrome c nitrite reductase small subunit, with translation MGLRVWAIVAAALGCAAGVPGGVGAYTFWYARGASYLTNDPAACANCHVMQSYYDGWLKSSHHKAAVCNDCHTPHDFFGKYLTKAINGHNHSVAFTLGGFHEPIQITPRNHAITEEACRRCHADIVQAIDRTPAHGSELSCTNCHRNAGHPH, from the coding sequence ATGGGTTTGCGGGTATGGGCTATCGTGGCCGCCGCACTGGGTTGCGCGGCGGGTGTACCCGGCGGCGTGGGCGCATATACTTTCTGGTATGCGCGAGGCGCGTCGTACCTGACGAACGATCCGGCGGCGTGCGCAAACTGCCATGTCATGCAGTCCTATTACGACGGCTGGCTCAAGTCGAGCCACCACAAGGCAGCCGTCTGCAACGATTGCCACACCCCGCACGATTTTTTTGGCAAATACCTGACCAAGGCGATCAACGGCCACAACCATTCGGTGGCCTTCACCTTGGGCGGTTTTCACGAACCCATTCAGATTACCCCGCGCAATCACGCGATTACCGAGGAAGCATGCCGCCGTTGCCATGCCGACATCGTTCAGGCGATCGACCGGACGCCCGCCCATGGCTCCGAGTTGTCCTGCACGAATTGCCATCGCAACGCCGGGCATCCGCATTGA
- a CDS encoding membrane dipeptidase translates to MIGAAVTQSGEIENGGGLGIVDLHTHPTLMSYMFGTKFWKAHRPPTWWCPWSMRTDLAALAAGGVKVFLCSTYVIERELFSDVWPLRLVAAAYPRARRIATAPMDELTREYLDFAEAMIEETRRRQGDVVEIARNFGDLQRIVGEGKMCMLHSIEGAHHLNGHIGMVDELAARGVCHMIIPHLYPNPSGGCVNVFSKYRIGAAFGCFSAKYQDASGLSPWGHELVEKLLDAGILADPTHGTRPFRKQVFDIIRAHPKKRPLIMSHACISGDGPTEFGPDPDEIKAVADTGGAIGIMMFTHREGRRPKTLGVDYAMHAIAHLVRYGGEEVVAIGSDFDGTSDVARDMRSPRDYQRLREAILRKYSEDQAAKFLSGNAERVLKNGWGN, encoded by the coding sequence ATGATCGGAGCGGCAGTCACGCAGAGCGGCGAAATCGAAAACGGCGGGGGGCTCGGCATCGTGGATCTTCACACACACCCGACGCTGATGTCGTATATGTTCGGCACGAAATTCTGGAAAGCGCATCGTCCTCCGACATGGTGGTGTCCGTGGTCCATGCGGACGGATTTGGCCGCGCTGGCGGCGGGCGGCGTGAAAGTTTTTCTATGTTCGACCTATGTGATCGAACGTGAGTTGTTCAGCGACGTGTGGCCGCTGCGCCTCGTTGCGGCGGCCTATCCGCGCGCAAGGCGCATCGCCACGGCGCCGATGGACGAATTGACGCGGGAATATCTCGATTTTGCGGAGGCCATGATCGAAGAGACACGGCGGCGGCAGGGCGATGTCGTCGAAATCGCGCGCAATTTCGGCGATCTGCAGCGGATCGTGGGCGAAGGCAAGATGTGCATGTTGCACTCCATCGAAGGCGCCCATCATCTCAACGGCCATATCGGGATGGTGGATGAACTGGCCGCGCGCGGTGTGTGCCACATGATTATCCCGCACCTGTATCCGAATCCGTCCGGCGGATGCGTGAATGTCTTTTCAAAATACCGGATCGGCGCGGCCTTCGGCTGTTTCAGCGCGAAATACCAGGATGCGTCCGGCCTGTCGCCGTGGGGGCATGAACTGGTCGAAAAACTGCTCGATGCGGGCATTTTGGCCGATCCGACACATGGCACGCGCCCATTTCGGAAACAGGTCTTCGACATTATCCGCGCCCATCCGAAAAAGCGGCCGTTGATTATGTCCCATGCCTGTATTTCCGGCGATGGCCCGACCGAATTCGGCCCGGATCCGGATGAGATCAAGGCGGTGGCCGACACCGGCGGCGCCATCGGCATCATGATGTTCACGCATCGGGAAGGCCGGCGGCCCAAAACGCTCGGCGTGGACTATGCCATGCACGCGATTGCGCACCTTGTCCGGTATGGCGGCGAGGAAGTCGTCGCCATCGGTTCCGATTTCGACGGCACCTCGGACGTGGCGCGGGACATGCGCTCGCCGCGCGATTACCAGCGTCTGCGCGAAGCCATTCTGCGGAAATACAGCGAGGACCAAGCTGCAAAATTCCTATCGGGAAACGCCGAACGGGTACTGAAAAACGGCTGGGGCAACTGA
- a CDS encoding DUF1559 domain-containing protein yields the protein MRRSGFTLIELLVVIAIIGILAAILLPALARARESARRASCANNLKQCGLIFKMYANESQGQQYPPMKALSCTGDVVPGATIFRAEAVYPEYLTDWNVLLCPSGPSGTDPVKVWDEGGTLSSLALEAFESATNMYKNNGKVEPCEVYEHPYVYLGWAIEDRMTRAEINPVTGNTFITDLDENIESLYALLDTHDNPAGAVAATESEWPVPEGTGNANGNKIYRLREGIERFLVTDINNPAASAQAQSALAIMWDEISGDEASHFNHVPGGCNVLYMDGHVDYLRYVSPHGAAFPVNKGGFLVHELSHLHEGGHHH from the coding sequence ATGAGACGCTCTGGTTTTACCCTTATCGAATTGCTGGTCGTGATAGCGATCATCGGCATTTTGGCCGCCATCCTGCTGCCGGCGCTTGCACGGGCGCGCGAATCGGCGCGGCGCGCGAGTTGCGCCAACAACCTCAAGCAGTGCGGGTTGATTTTCAAAATGTATGCGAACGAATCGCAGGGACAACAATACCCCCCCATGAAGGCGCTGTCCTGTACGGGAGACGTCGTGCCCGGCGCAACCATTTTCCGGGCCGAAGCGGTCTATCCGGAATACCTGACGGACTGGAACGTGCTGCTGTGCCCGAGCGGGCCGTCCGGCACGGATCCGGTCAAAGTGTGGGACGAGGGGGGCACGCTCTCGTCGCTGGCGCTGGAAGCGTTTGAATCCGCCACGAACATGTACAAGAACAACGGAAAAGTCGAGCCGTGCGAGGTATACGAACATCCCTATGTCTATTTGGGCTGGGCCATCGAGGACCGCATGACGCGGGCCGAGATCAATCCCGTCACGGGAAACACGTTCATCACGGATCTCGACGAAAACATCGAGTCGCTTTATGCCCTGCTCGACACCCACGACAACCCAGCGGGCGCCGTCGCGGCGACGGAAAGCGAGTGGCCTGTCCCGGAAGGCACGGGAAACGCCAACGGCAATAAAATTTACCGGTTGCGCGAAGGCATTGAACGTTTTCTCGTCACGGACATCAACAATCCGGCCGCCTCGGCCCAGGCGCAATCGGCGCTCGCGATCATGTGGGACGAGATCTCCGGCGACGAAGCATCGCATTTCAACCATGTGCCGGGCGGCTGCAACGTGCTTTACATGGACGGTCACGTGGACTACCTTCGATACGTGTCCCCGCACGGCGCGGCCTTCCCGGTGAACAAGGGCGGTTTCCTCGTTCACGAACTGAGCCACCTTCACGAGGGCGGGCATCACCACTGA
- a CDS encoding ammonia-forming cytochrome c nitrite reductase subunit c552 has translation MLTIIRWMAAAAVVAAVLSALATLGISALLVSIYEHKEEARNPFYRVVELTDDTEDPAIWGKNFPQQYDAYLRTVDMVRTRFGGSEAMPRTPTGADPRSVVAQSKIEEDPRLKTMWAGYAFAKDFREERGHAYMLEDQVYTERQVVVKQPGTCINCHASVYVPFKKLGGGDIMQGFDKVNAMPYSEAKGFFSHPIACIDCHDASTMQLRVTRPAFIEGIRAAKAAEGIANYDVNTMATRQEMRSFICGQCHVEYYFKGPEKRLVFPWFKGLKADEILAYYDEAGFKDWEHAETGAPALKAQHPEFEMWNQGVHARSGVACADCHMPYKRVGALKISDHHVRSPLLNVNNACQTCHRFPEEEMRARAETIQERTMQMRDTAMDALVALIGDIKKAKESGASDDQLAIPRDCQRKAQFLLDFVEAENSSGFHAPQEAARVLLQSLDHARKGQIAVREMSPAGALPQPAPPPA, from the coding sequence ATGTTGACGATTATCCGCTGGATGGCGGCCGCCGCGGTCGTCGCGGCGGTCCTGTCCGCGCTGGCGACGCTGGGCATTTCCGCGCTGCTCGTTTCGATATATGAGCACAAGGAAGAGGCGCGCAATCCGTTTTACCGCGTGGTCGAACTGACGGACGACACCGAAGACCCGGCAATCTGGGGGAAAAATTTCCCGCAGCAGTACGATGCATACCTGCGGACGGTGGACATGGTCCGCACGCGATTCGGCGGCAGCGAGGCCATGCCGCGCACGCCAACCGGCGCGGATCCGCGGTCCGTCGTGGCGCAGTCCAAAATCGAGGAGGACCCGCGCCTGAAGACCATGTGGGCCGGATACGCGTTTGCAAAGGATTTCCGGGAAGAGCGCGGCCACGCCTACATGCTCGAGGATCAGGTGTACACCGAGCGGCAGGTCGTCGTGAAGCAGCCCGGCACCTGCATCAACTGCCACGCCTCGGTCTATGTTCCCTTCAAGAAACTCGGCGGCGGCGACATCATGCAGGGATTCGACAAAGTCAACGCGATGCCCTATTCGGAGGCCAAGGGATTCTTCTCGCATCCGATCGCGTGCATTGACTGCCACGACGCCTCGACGATGCAGTTGCGCGTGACGCGGCCCGCCTTCATCGAGGGCATCCGTGCGGCCAAGGCGGCGGAGGGCATCGCGAATTACGACGTCAACACGATGGCGACGCGGCAGGAAATGCGGAGTTTCATCTGCGGGCAGTGCCACGTCGAATACTATTTCAAGGGGCCGGAAAAACGCCTGGTCTTTCCGTGGTTCAAGGGACTCAAGGCCGACGAAATCCTCGCCTACTACGACGAGGCGGGATTCAAGGACTGGGAACATGCGGAGACCGGCGCGCCGGCCCTCAAGGCGCAGCATCCCGAATTCGAGATGTGGAACCAGGGCGTTCACGCGCGATCGGGCGTGGCCTGCGCCGATTGCCACATGCCCTACAAGCGCGTGGGCGCGCTCAAGATCAGCGATCACCACGTGCGAAGCCCCCTGCTCAACGTCAACAACGCCTGCCAGACCTGCCACCGCTTTCCGGAGGAGGAGATGCGCGCGCGCGCGGAGACCATTCAGGAACGCACGATGCAAATGCGCGATACCGCGATGGATGCGCTGGTCGCCCTCATCGGCGACATTAAAAAGGCAAAGGAATCGGGGGCGAGCGACGATCAACTCGCCATACCCCGCGATTGCCAACGCAAGGCCCAGTTCCTGCTCGATTTCGTCGAAGCGGAAAATTCCTCCGGGTTCCATGCGCCGCAGGAAGCCGCCCGCGTGCTCCTGCAATCGCTTGACCACGCGCGCAAAGGCCAGATTGCCGTCCGGGAAATGTCCCCCGCGGGCGCCCTGCCGCAACCCGCGCCTCCGCCCGCATAA